One window from the genome of Flavobacterium agricola encodes:
- the arsC gene encoding arsenate reductase (glutaredoxin) (This arsenate reductase requires both glutathione and glutaredoxin to convert arsenate to arsenite, after which the efflux transporter formed by ArsA and ArsB can extrude the arsenite from the cell, providing resistance.), with protein sequence MLKIYHNPRCSKSRDGICFLDELQVPYEVVKYLDEPLDEKELKEIIKKLNIKPIELVRIKEKIWIENYKNQNLTDAEIITALAENPKLIERPIVINQNKAIIARPTKKIKEIL encoded by the coding sequence ATGTTAAAAATTTATCACAACCCACGCTGTTCAAAATCAAGAGATGGTATTTGTTTTTTAGACGAATTGCAAGTGCCGTACGAAGTAGTTAAATATTTAGACGAACCTTTAGATGAAAAGGAGTTAAAAGAAATAATAAAAAAACTTAATATTAAACCTATTGAATTGGTGCGTATTAAAGAAAAAATTTGGATTGAAAATTATAAAAATCAAAATTTAACAGATGCTGAAATTATTACAGCCTTAGCTGAGAACCCCAAATTAATAGAACGACCAATTGTAATAAACCAAAACAAAGCAATAATAGCCCGACCTACCAAAAAAATTAAAGAAATTTTATAG
- a CDS encoding CPBP family intramembrane glutamic endopeptidase, giving the protein MYIEQLKKQKVNQVAYLLAIISLVLFFGMSVISSFTSDSDINAQIQQLIEQVGKTGTFVFLVLPLSLLCAFLLLWVKFVNRQSITSLTTARKKVDWGRIFFMFGLWGVFLVVSTLITYWIYPEDIILQFNWSAFIPFAIVALVLIPFQIAFEEYFFRGYMMQYIGYKTNSRFIPLFITSVFFGLVHLSNPEIGELGYWFVLFYIATGFVLGIMTLMDDGLELALGFHAANNLVGALLITSDFSVFQTDAIFKDVSTSQSFLTLLLQLAVIYPILLFICAKKYKWSHWKQNLFGKLAS; this is encoded by the coding sequence ATGTACATAGAACAATTAAAAAAGCAAAAGGTAAATCAGGTTGCTTATCTTCTAGCCATTATTTCTTTGGTTTTATTTTTTGGAATGAGCGTAATTTCTTCTTTTACGTCTGATTCTGATATCAACGCACAAATTCAACAACTTATAGAACAAGTTGGTAAAACTGGTACTTTTGTGTTTTTGGTTTTGCCTTTAAGTTTGTTGTGTGCATTTTTATTGTTGTGGGTAAAGTTTGTTAATCGACAAAGCATTACCAGCTTAACGACAGCCAGAAAAAAAGTTGATTGGGGACGTATATTTTTTATGTTCGGGCTTTGGGGGGTGTTTTTGGTGGTTTCAACCTTAATAACGTATTGGATTTATCCAGAAGATATTATTTTACAATTCAATTGGAGCGCTTTTATTCCATTTGCCATTGTTGCTTTGGTTTTAATCCCGTTTCAAATTGCATTTGAAGAATATTTTTTTAGAGGATATATGATGCAGTATATTGGCTATAAAACCAACAGTCGTTTTATTCCGTTGTTTATTACCTCGGTTTTTTTCGGATTGGTACATTTAAGTAACCCCGAAATAGGGGAGTTGGGATACTGGTTTGTACTTTTTTATATTGCAACCGGATTTGTTTTAGGCATTATGACCTTAATGGACGATGGTTTAGAATTGGCCCTTGGTTTTCATGCCGCGAATAATTTAGTTGGTGCTTTGCTTATTACTTCCGACTTTTCTGTTTTTCAAACCGATGCCATTTTTAAAGATGTTTCTACATCCCAAAGTTTTCTAACTTTGTTGTTACAATTGGCGGTAATTTATCCTATTTTACTATTTATATGTGCTAAAAAGTACAAATGGAGCCATTGGAAACAAAATTTATTTGGTAAATTAGCCTCATAA
- a CDS encoding AMP-binding protein: MHQKYINYVHPTFSLNGEKLDVFALHHKAEQLLQSKEEAFVKLGQLIVEWFNSNDYTEITTSGTTGTPKLIQIPKKAMVESALATGAYFNVPAKSKALHCLPVQYIAGKMMFIRAILLGWELTYVTPSSNPMQGQTEVFDFVAMVPLQVENALQQMHQIKKIIIGGAKVNTDLKKHLQHITTAVYETYGMTETVTHIAAKLVSETNYQALPNVYFSTDARGCLVIDAQRVANEPVVTNDVVTLLSETEFEWLGRADNVINSGGIKIFPEKVEEKLEPFISSRFFVAGIPDTKLGFKLILVVEGDFYALNLDAITTLNKYEVPKQVYFVPQFLETETSKIKRAAIIQQLNL; encoded by the coding sequence ATGCATCAAAAATATATAAATTATGTACATCCAACTTTTAGCTTAAACGGTGAAAAGTTGGATGTTTTTGCTTTACACCATAAAGCCGAACAACTTTTACAAAGTAAAGAAGAAGCTTTTGTAAAGCTTGGTCAGCTTATTGTAGAATGGTTTAATTCTAATGATTATACAGAAATTACAACTTCAGGCACAACCGGTACGCCTAAATTGATACAAATTCCTAAAAAAGCCATGGTCGAATCTGCGCTGGCTACCGGAGCATATTTTAATGTTCCCGCCAAATCTAAAGCTTTACATTGCTTACCGGTGCAATATATTGCAGGTAAAATGATGTTTATTCGTGCCATTTTATTAGGTTGGGAGCTAACTTATGTTACGCCAAGTTCTAATCCGATGCAAGGTCAAACCGAGGTTTTTGATTTTGTTGCTATGGTTCCGTTACAAGTAGAAAATGCTTTGCAACAAATGCATCAAATTAAAAAAATAATTATTGGTGGAGCTAAAGTAAATACCGATTTAAAAAAGCATTTGCAACATATTACAACAGCGGTTTACGAAACTTACGGGATGACCGAAACTGTAACGCATATTGCAGCCAAGTTAGTTAGCGAAACCAATTACCAAGCTTTACCCAATGTTTATTTTAGTACCGATGCGCGCGGTTGTTTGGTAATTGATGCACAACGCGTAGCTAACGAGCCGGTTGTTACTAACGATGTGGTAACTTTGCTTTCTGAAACTGAGTTTGAATGGTTAGGCCGAGCTGATAATGTTATTAATTCGGGCGGAATTAAAATTTTTCCGGAAAAGGTTGAAGAAAAATTGGAACCTTTTATTTCTTCTCGTTTTTTTGTGGCAGGAATTCCTGATACTAAACTAGGATTTAAATTAATTTTGGTGGTTGAAGGCGATTTTTATGCCCTTAACTTAGATGCAATTACTACGTTAAATAAATACGAAGTGCCAAAACAAGTTTATTTTGTACCTCAGTTTTTAGAAACCGAAACATCTAAAATAAAGCGTGCCGCAATTATACAACAACTTAATCTGTAA
- a CDS encoding mechanosensitive ion channel family protein — protein sequence MIESLIKILESWEIDIKSILAKIIIGSVVFLIFYILGRIFKHLSYRLNSKLLSKHPDLQTIFSAVIYYFFLLVGIYLFLQIVGLEQYFTKILAGAGIVGIIAGFALKDIASNAFSGMLLFIEKPFKKDDWVQLDGQFGKVTHIGLLTTIMANRSGQEVFISNQLIYSGSFINYSVYKRRSIKIQANVLQYPDIAGFKSLLLAEIKNVTQYIPGTDIQLYVLSLGINNSFTFEVYYWVYFEEELQFMNAVSDTILIMDKICKENKINIINTKWISDEDNTTSSGDYGSGG from the coding sequence ATGATTGAGTCATTAATTAAAATTTTAGAAAGCTGGGAAATTGATATAAAAAGCATTCTTGCTAAAATTATTATTGGATCCGTAGTTTTTCTGATCTTTTATATTTTAGGCCGAATTTTTAAGCATTTATCGTATCGCTTAAATTCGAAGCTTTTAAGTAAACACCCCGATTTACAGACTATATTTTCTGCGGTTATTTACTACTTTTTTCTGTTAGTAGGAATATATTTATTTTTACAAATAGTTGGTTTAGAGCAGTATTTTACAAAAATACTTGCAGGTGCAGGAATTGTAGGTATTATTGCTGGTTTTGCACTTAAAGATATTGCATCAAATGCTTTTTCGGGCATGTTATTGTTTATAGAAAAACCATTTAAAAAAGACGATTGGGTGCAATTAGATGGCCAATTTGGTAAAGTAACACATATTGGTTTACTAACTACCATAATGGCAAACAGATCTGGGCAAGAAGTTTTTATTTCTAACCAATTAATTTATAGCGGATCGTTCATTAATTATTCGGTATATAAAAGGCGTAGCATTAAAATTCAGGCAAATGTTTTGCAATATCCTGACATAGCTGGTTTCAAATCTTTGTTGCTAGCAGAAATTAAAAATGTTACACAATATATTCCTGGAACTGATATTCAGCTTTACGTTTTATCTTTAGGGATTAACAATAGCTTTACTTTTGAAGTTTATTATTGGGTTTATTTTGAAGAAGAATTGCAATTTATGAACGCAGTAAGCGATACCATTTTAATAATGGATAAAATTTGTAAAGAAAATAAAATTAACATCATCAATACCAAATGGATTTCGGATGAAGATAATACCACATCTTCTGGTGATTATGGTTCAGGCGGATAA
- a CDS encoding DUF4260 domain-containing protein, protein MQKLLKLEQVGQLMLAIFLYQQLHTSWWLFLGLFFLPDLSMLGYGINPKIGAYVYNFFHSKFVAIFCLLIGFYAEWQPLYITGIILFGHASFDRILGYGLKYADAFAHTHLGFIGKNHKK, encoded by the coding sequence ATGCAAAAATTATTAAAATTAGAACAAGTTGGACAGCTTATGCTTGCTATTTTTTTATACCAACAATTACATACAAGTTGGTGGTTGTTTTTAGGCTTGTTTTTTTTACCCGATTTATCAATGCTAGGTTACGGCATCAATCCTAAAATTGGCGCTTATGTGTACAACTTTTTTCATAGTAAATTTGTAGCAATTTTTTGCTTGCTTATTGGTTTTTATGCCGAATGGCAACCCTTATACATTACCGGAATAATTTTATTTGGTCATGCAAGTTTTGATCGTATTTTAGGATATGGCTTAAAATATGCCGACGCATTTGCACACACGCATTTAGGTTTTATTGGTAAAAATCATAAAAAATAA
- a CDS encoding NYN domain-containing protein, with amino-acid sequence MSDKKFNIAILIDGDNAQAKLLKETIEEVSKYGKATVRRIYGDWTSNVMNSWKDLINQHSINPIQKFSYTTGKNSTDGALIIDAMDILHSKTVEGFCIVSSDSDYTGLAKRIREEGLFVMGIGEKKTPEAFVKSCDIFTYTENFTPKKREKDEQNKATTVAVTEKKVEKKKSNILNDKDYETISKAFDISTNDNDIAYIAQVGTNIRKIDPSFDARAYGYNSLSKLFENLDDFVVIKNEVGELNHPLVKRK; translated from the coding sequence ATGAGTGATAAAAAATTTAACATAGCCATTTTAATAGATGGCGATAATGCACAAGCCAAACTTTTAAAAGAAACCATTGAAGAGGTTTCTAAATACGGAAAAGCAACTGTGCGCAGAATTTATGGCGATTGGACATCGAACGTAATGAATTCTTGGAAAGATTTAATTAATCAACATTCTATCAATCCTATTCAAAAATTTTCGTACACCACCGGAAAAAATTCTACCGACGGTGCTTTAATAATTGATGCAATGGATATTTTACATAGCAAAACGGTTGAAGGTTTTTGTATTGTATCGAGCGATAGCGATTATACCGGTTTAGCCAAGCGCATTCGCGAAGAAGGTTTGTTTGTTATGGGAATTGGCGAGAAAAAAACGCCTGAAGCTTTTGTAAAATCATGCGATATTTTTACTTATACCGAAAACTTTACGCCTAAAAAACGTGAAAAAGACGAACAAAACAAAGCAACAACCGTTGCGGTAACAGAGAAGAAGGTAGAAAAAAAGAAATCGAATATTTTGAATGATAAAGATTATGAAACCATTTCTAAAGCTTTTGATATTTCTACAAACGATAATGATATTGCATACATTGCTCAGGTTGGTACCAATATCCGAAAAATAGATCCGAGTTTTGATGCGCGTGCTTATGGCTACAATTCGCTTTCTAAATTGTTTGAAAATTTGGATGATTTTGTTGTGATTAAAAATGAAGTTGGTGAGCTAAACCATCCGTTGGTTAAAAGAAAATAG
- a CDS encoding GbsR/MarR family transcriptional regulator, with product MQQKFEDRINLKMVLTEKQKELIEEFGVLNEKYGLPPAECRVWGLFLVADKVELTFDEIMETLNLSKGGTSNALNRLMMTHHIEYITKLGDKKRYFRCKMNNWTQMTKENFEKFDDLNIILKEILKARTSKTPQFNKDLKEVTEFLDFVYKEIMLAIHKWENRT from the coding sequence TTGCAGCAGAAATTTGAAGATAGAATTAATTTGAAGATGGTCCTGACAGAAAAGCAAAAGGAACTCATAGAGGAATTCGGCGTATTAAACGAGAAGTATGGCTTACCTCCGGCAGAGTGTCGGGTATGGGGACTTTTCCTGGTCGCAGACAAGGTGGAATTGACATTTGATGAAATTATGGAAACGCTGAACTTAAGTAAAGGCGGTACAAGTAATGCATTGAACAGACTTATGATGACCCACCATATTGAATATATCACCAAGTTGGGCGATAAGAAACGTTATTTCCGTTGTAAAATGAACAACTGGACGCAGATGACTAAAGAGAATTTTGAAAAATTTGACGATTTGAATATCATCCTAAAAGAGATCCTTAAAGCCCGAACCTCTAAAACTCCCCAATTTAATAAAGACCTGAAGGAAGTTACTGAATTTTTAGACTTTGTCTACAAGGAAATCATGCTAGCAATACACAAGTGGGAGAATAGAACATAA
- a CDS encoding winged helix-turn-helix transcriptional regulator produces the protein MKCQVENFSKEHEKEMRAVQDSMYVLSGKWKIPILTSICYYNKRRFSDFLNDIDGISNRMLSKELKELEINKLIKRTVLDTQPVIVQYELTDHGLTLQTIINNLTEWGIAHRKKIIEE, from the coding sequence ATGAAGTGTCAAGTAGAAAATTTCAGTAAAGAGCATGAGAAAGAAATGAGAGCAGTGCAAGATTCCATGTACGTATTAAGCGGAAAATGGAAAATCCCAATTTTAACATCTATATGCTATTATAACAAAAGAAGATTTTCAGATTTTTTAAATGATATTGATGGAATATCAAATCGAATGCTAAGTAAAGAATTAAAAGAACTTGAAATTAATAAATTGATTAAACGGACAGTATTGGATACGCAACCTGTAATCGTACAATATGAATTAACCGACCATGGTTTGACCCTACAGACAATTATTAATAATCTCACAGAATGGGGAATTGCACACCGGAAAAAGATTATAGAAGAATAA
- a CDS encoding SDR family oxidoreductase, which produces MNFKNKNVIVTGGSRGIGLATAKAFVEAEANVWITGRNAESLKNAEAVINSPNLKTIISDTSDLKSIAELAQKVSDGGKKIDVLFLNAGIASFAPIEHATEAEFDAQFNTNVKGVYFTLQHLIPHIANGGSVVFTSSTNATASALGSSIYAATKAALNKIAQVAANELADRNIRVNIISPGPTQTPGLENAVPAEAKEYLASLTAVQRLGKPEEIANAILFVASEQASFITGTEIIVDGGVTNFMLK; this is translated from the coding sequence ATGAATTTTAAAAACAAAAATGTTATCGTAACGGGTGGCAGCAGAGGAATTGGTCTAGCTACTGCCAAAGCGTTTGTAGAAGCGGAAGCAAATGTATGGATAACTGGGCGAAATGCTGAAAGCTTGAAAAATGCTGAAGCAGTAATTAATAGTCCGAATTTAAAGACCATCATATCTGATACTTCAGATTTGAAAAGTATTGCCGAATTGGCACAGAAAGTTTCCGACGGCGGAAAGAAAATTGATGTATTATTTTTAAATGCAGGAATTGCATCATTTGCTCCCATTGAGCATGCAACAGAAGCTGAATTTGATGCGCAGTTTAATACCAATGTGAAAGGAGTTTATTTTACCTTACAACATTTAATACCGCATATAGCAAATGGTGGTTCTGTGGTATTTACGTCGTCAACTAATGCTACAGCTTCAGCTTTGGGTTCTAGTATATATGCCGCAACCAAAGCAGCTTTAAATAAAATTGCTCAGGTTGCTGCTAATGAATTGGCAGACAGGAATATTCGTGTGAATATCATCAGCCCCGGACCCACTCAAACACCGGGATTGGAAAATGCAGTGCCAGCAGAAGCTAAAGAATACTTGGCATCCTTAACTGCTGTGCAAAGACTTGGGAAACCAGAAGAAATTGCAAATGCAATACTTTTTGTAGCATCGGAACAAGCAAGCTTTATTACTGGAACAGAAATTATTGTTGACGGTGGTGTTACGAACTTTATGCTGAAATAA
- a CDS encoding winged helix-turn-helix transcriptional regulator, translating into MENNFREECKKEIVAVHDAMDLLSGRWKISIIASLCYHPSRRFSEILRDVNGISNKMLSKELKDLETNMIVKRTVLDIQPIAVAYSLTSHGQKLHEMIENLSKWGKEHRKQLFGQTANKENNFLRKN; encoded by the coding sequence ATGGAAAATAATTTTAGAGAAGAGTGTAAGAAAGAGATAGTAGCTGTTCACGATGCTATGGATTTATTGAGCGGAAGATGGAAAATTTCAATTATTGCTAGCTTGTGTTATCACCCTTCCCGGCGATTTTCAGAAATATTGCGTGACGTTAATGGAATTTCCAATAAGATGCTGAGTAAGGAATTGAAAGACTTGGAAACAAATATGATTGTGAAAAGAACAGTCTTAGATATTCAGCCAATAGCAGTAGCGTACTCTTTGACATCTCACGGCCAAAAATTACATGAAATGATAGAAAATTTATCAAAATGGGGCAAAGAGCACAGAAAACAACTATTTGGTCAAACAGCTAATAAAGAGAATAATTTCTTGCGTAAAAACTGA
- a CDS encoding nuclear transport factor 2 family protein, translated as MVTNKVLLKTANEALEKGDIEGFLSFCTDDTEWVFIGEKTLKGKDAVKQYLEEAYTETTQFTIERMIEEGDFVVQVGEISFENKNGEVESYLASDIWRFENGKMAELKAFVLKNEK; from the coding sequence ATGGTCACAAACAAAGTCTTATTAAAAACAGCCAATGAAGCACTTGAAAAAGGGGATATAGAGGGGTTCTTATCTTTTTGCACAGATGACACGGAATGGGTGTTCATCGGAGAAAAAACTTTAAAAGGGAAAGATGCTGTTAAACAGTATTTGGAAGAAGCTTATACAGAAACAACACAGTTCACAATTGAACGAATGATAGAGGAAGGTGACTTTGTTGTGCAGGTGGGTGAAATTAGTTTTGAGAATAAGAATGGTGAAGTTGAATCTTATCTCGCTTCCGATATATGGAGGTTTGAAAACGGAAAAATGGCTGAGCTAAAAGCTTTTGTCTTAAAGAATGAGAAATAA
- a CDS encoding NAD(P)H-dependent oxidoreductase codes for MTLLDNLKWRYATKKMNGQSIPEDKLVYILEAARLAPSSSGLQQYKVIVISDRALLEKIKPIAYGQEQITDCSHLLIWIAWDGYSDERISNVFNEMMDLRNLPHDTMDAYRQKLLELFEHEGKEWQAHHAAKQSYISFGMAIAAAAEQKVDATPMEGFDSEKLDELLKLREIGYKSTVILPLGYRDADNDWLINMKKYRKSKEQFVLEMSVEDAADIVVSEKFNLNDLATK; via the coding sequence ATGACACTTTTAGATAATTTAAAATGGCGTTATGCCACAAAGAAAATGAACGGGCAGTCTATCCCAGAGGATAAGTTAGTTTATATATTAGAAGCTGCTCGGCTTGCTCCATCTTCGTCAGGATTACAGCAATATAAAGTGATTGTAATCTCTGATCGTGCCTTGCTGGAAAAGATTAAACCGATAGCCTATGGCCAAGAGCAAATAACCGATTGTTCTCATTTACTAATATGGATAGCTTGGGATGGATATAGTGATGAGCGTATTTCTAATGTATTTAATGAGATGATGGACTTACGTAACTTGCCGCATGATACAATGGATGCATACCGTCAAAAACTTTTAGAGCTTTTCGAACATGAAGGCAAAGAATGGCAGGCACACCATGCTGCAAAACAAAGTTATATTTCATTTGGGATGGCAATAGCCGCCGCCGCTGAGCAGAAGGTAGACGCGACACCTATGGAAGGTTTTGATTCCGAAAAGCTGGACGAACTTCTGAAACTTAGAGAGATTGGTTACAAAAGCACGGTAATACTTCCTTTGGGTTATCGAGATGCCGATAACGATTGGCTGATAAACATGAAGAAATATCGTAAATCTAAAGAGCAGTTTGTGCTTGAAATGAGTGTCGAGGATGCTGCGGATATTGTTGTAAGCGAAAAATTTAACCTAAATGACTTAGCAACTAAATGA
- a CDS encoding VOC family protein, with protein sequence MRNYLGRIVLLVEDYEKSANFYEKNFGFTRFFDVTTDVGQRFLHIGSEPSDSLGIWFLKADTKKQRERVGNQTAEQPTMVIYTQELETLYERLKNNNVRLKTDVIKTPEYCFFHCFDLDGNEIIVTELQ encoded by the coding sequence ATGAGAAATTATTTAGGTAGAATAGTTCTCCTGGTAGAGGATTATGAGAAATCAGCCAATTTCTATGAAAAAAACTTTGGCTTTACGCGATTTTTTGATGTAACTACAGATGTAGGACAACGATTCCTTCATATTGGAAGCGAACCATCTGATTCTTTAGGTATTTGGTTCTTAAAAGCTGATACAAAAAAGCAAAGAGAACGTGTGGGGAATCAAACAGCCGAACAACCTACAATGGTGATTTATACACAAGAATTAGAAACTCTCTATGAGCGACTTAAAAATAACAACGTAAGGTTAAAAACTGATGTTATTAAAACTCCAGAATATTGCTTTTTTCATTGTTTCGATTTGGATGGAAATGAAATTATTGTGACGGAATTACAGTAA
- a CDS encoding Crp/Fnr family transcriptional regulator, producing MKDFIKYIQQFAPLNAQQIEIIESKGTEIELKKGGYFIEEGKVLKQVGFVLEGIFRIYYFNQKGEEITKIFIEENHLLYNLKNIPSKEYIQAITNCKLLVFSNRDWEEISDIIVEWKTIIQTITNRSLIQKLEKVSPLVSQDATTRYLEFIQKYPTLVNRIPLSYIASYLGITQQSLSRIRKNLY from the coding sequence ATGAAAGATTTTATAAAATACATTCAACAATTTGCCCCTCTTAATGCGCAACAAATTGAAATAATTGAAAGCAAGGGCACAGAAATAGAACTCAAAAAAGGGGGCTATTTTATAGAAGAGGGGAAAGTATTGAAACAGGTAGGATTTGTGTTGGAGGGTATATTCCGTATTTATTATTTCAACCAGAAAGGTGAAGAAATAACTAAGATATTCATTGAGGAAAACCACTTGCTTTATAATCTAAAAAATATTCCATCTAAAGAATACATACAAGCGATTACCAACTGTAAACTACTGGTGTTCTCCAACCGAGATTGGGAAGAAATTTCTGACATAATAGTCGAATGGAAAACAATAATTCAAACAATAACCAATCGGTCACTAATCCAAAAATTGGAAAAGGTAAGTCCTTTGGTTTCACAAGATGCCACTACACGTTATTTGGAATTTATTCAAAAATATCCTACTCTTGTTAATCGCATTCCATTGTCCTACATTGCTTCATATTTGGGAATTACTCAACAATCTCTTAGCAGAATAAGAAAAAATCTTTATTAA
- a CDS encoding SDR family oxidoreductase, protein MNKTILITGASSGLGKATAKLFSSKGWTVIATMRHPENETELTQYPNIQLLKLDISNSEHIEEVVAQAEKISPIDVLFNNAAYGLMGPFEGASNEQLGKQINTNFLGTILVTKAFLPHFRKRGSGTIITVTSSTANIPYPFVAVYAATKSALETWTEGLSYELNRFGVNIKTIVPAYMQTNFGGNAEMVSHSAYEDTFNQYFRAMREDASLKRDTPELIANVVYEAATDNKNQLHYLAGDLATEEYNWLKKEGIEKTMNEMNKRFF, encoded by the coding sequence ATGAACAAAACAATTTTAATCACAGGTGCTTCCTCAGGGCTAGGAAAAGCTACAGCTAAATTATTTTCCTCTAAAGGGTGGACAGTAATCGCAACGATGCGCCATCCTGAGAACGAGACAGAACTAACACAGTATCCAAATATCCAACTTTTGAAACTCGATATCAGTAATAGTGAGCATATTGAGGAAGTAGTCGCTCAAGCAGAAAAAATCAGTCCAATAGATGTATTGTTTAACAATGCGGCCTATGGACTGATGGGACCCTTTGAAGGGGCATCCAACGAACAGTTAGGAAAACAAATTAACACCAATTTTTTAGGGACAATCTTGGTTACCAAAGCATTTCTCCCTCATTTTAGGAAAAGAGGAAGTGGAACAATTATTACCGTTACTTCCTCTACCGCAAACATACCTTATCCGTTTGTAGCTGTATATGCTGCTACAAAATCAGCCTTAGAAACTTGGACTGAAGGATTGAGTTATGAATTGAACCGATTTGGTGTGAATATTAAAACAATTGTGCCTGCCTATATGCAAACCAATTTTGGTGGTAATGCGGAAATGGTTTCTCATTCAGCATATGAAGATACCTTCAACCAATATTTCAGAGCTATGCGGGAGGACGCTAGTTTAAAACGGGATACGCCGGAACTAATTGCAAATGTTGTTTACGAAGCAGCTACGGACAATAAGAATCAATTACACTATCTTGCAGGTGACCTTGCTACCGAAGAGTATAATTGGCTAAAAAAAGAAGGAATTGAAAAGACAATGAACGAAATGAATAAGCGTTTTTTCTAA
- a CDS encoding winged helix-turn-helix transcriptional regulator, with product MKEHTIESCAKANLAIRDTLDIVGGKWKLILISVLRSGKKGFNELSREAGISPRILSKELQELEMNGLVSRKVCDTKPITVQYELTEYSYSLNDVLVAMEKWGYQHRKRIVQGIE from the coding sequence ATGAAAGAACATACGATAGAAAGTTGTGCAAAAGCTAATTTGGCAATACGTGATACACTTGATATAGTAGGCGGTAAATGGAAGTTAATCCTGATTTCGGTGTTACGAAGCGGTAAAAAAGGGTTTAATGAATTGTCGAGAGAAGCGGGAATTTCCCCTCGTATTTTGTCGAAAGAATTGCAAGAATTGGAAATGAACGGATTGGTCAGCAGAAAAGTCTGCGATACCAAACCTATAACGGTACAATATGAATTGACCGAATATAGTTACAGTTTAAATGATGTTTTGGTAGCTATGGAGAAATGGGGATATCAACATAGAAAAAGAATTGTTCAAGGGATTGAGTAA
- a CDS encoding DoxX family protein: MSQKAIKITGWGMTIVLALVFTMSAFMKLTQNETALEQASSIGLDASTYQFIGVIEIISLILFIIPRTGVLGAMLLVAYLGGAIATHLQHQQPIAMAVIFQTLLWITAFIRFPELKQRIFQTNKAQQS, encoded by the coding sequence ATGTCACAAAAAGCAATCAAAATTACGGGATGGGGAATGACCATCGTTTTAGCACTTGTGTTTACAATGAGTGCTTTTATGAAACTCACGCAAAACGAAACGGCCTTGGAACAAGCTTCTTCTATTGGCCTTGATGCTTCCACGTATCAGTTTATTGGGGTTATTGAAATCATCTCGCTGATACTCTTCATTATTCCAAGAACTGGAGTTTTGGGAGCAATGCTGTTAGTAGCTTATTTGGGCGGTGCTATCGCCACACATTTGCAACATCAACAACCGATAGCAATGGCGGTTATTTTTCAGACGCTGCTTTGGATTACGGCGTTTATTCGTTTCCCCGAACTGAAGCAAAGGATTTTTCAAACTAATAAAGCACAACAATCATGA